Proteins encoded by one window of Chondromyces crocatus:
- a CDS encoding helicase-related protein, translated as MPDASPVTALLGPTNTGKTHRAIERMLGYDTGMIGLPLRLLAREVYDKITARLGESRVALVTGEEKRVPRNPSYWVCTVEAMPTDLEVDFLAVDEIQLASHDQRGHVFTERLLHARGLRETWFMGADTMRAAMTELLPAAKIQEHPRLSRLTGTGTTKLSRLPPRSAVVAFSMQEVYETAERLRALRGGAAVVLGALSPRTRNAQVALFQAGEVDYLVATDAIGMGLNLDVHHVAFTSLRKFDGREVRPLELAEMAQIAGRAGRYHTDGTFGAVAPVDMGPQVMAAIETHRFPPLRRLRWRNADLELGSIEALLASLTDRPRSRWLELAGDAEDAAALRKMVEDPEIRGRARGSEAVGLLWEVCRVPDFRKLLFESHIALLRELYQQLTGPRGRLDPDWMNARISELDVGAGDIDTLLTRIASIRTFTYIAHQGGWVEDAAGWQARTREIEDQLSDALHERLVQRFVERGNRRPGTRSSPGGGRATSASRGEREAEPGLVASSHPFARLAAMRVALSPQAEPPPDSSLEGWLEAVIAAPPEHFKLDARGRIAVELGARASAPEGATARPLGQLVRGTGLLLPEVRLTGLDELGPGMRARLLRRLLACARDLVEELLAPLRAPAARELEAAGRGILYQLEQGLGTALVTHATEQLTDLTERDREILGKLGVMLGEQLLYAPALLRPWAVERRAALCGAWFEGRARPPCPHPGTVSLPTPPGADAQAFMALGYPLFGSRALRADVAERIYQALTAGADSPTPASLARWIGCPVREVARVATALVGGAPGLSSSRGGPSRSSAS; from the coding sequence ATGCCTGACGCCTCTCCCGTCACTGCCTTGCTGGGGCCGACCAACACCGGCAAGACCCACCGCGCGATCGAGCGCATGCTCGGCTACGACACGGGCATGATCGGCCTGCCCCTCAGGCTGCTCGCGCGCGAGGTGTACGACAAGATCACAGCCCGGCTCGGCGAGTCCCGGGTCGCGCTCGTGACGGGCGAGGAGAAGCGCGTCCCGCGCAACCCGAGCTACTGGGTCTGCACCGTCGAGGCCATGCCCACCGACCTGGAGGTCGACTTCCTGGCGGTCGACGAGATCCAGCTCGCGTCGCACGATCAGCGAGGGCACGTCTTCACCGAGCGGCTTCTGCACGCCCGAGGGCTGCGGGAGACCTGGTTCATGGGGGCGGACACGATGCGCGCCGCCATGACGGAGCTCTTGCCAGCGGCGAAGATCCAGGAGCATCCGCGGCTCTCGCGGCTCACGGGGACGGGGACCACGAAGCTCTCGCGCTTGCCGCCGCGCAGCGCGGTGGTGGCCTTCTCCATGCAAGAGGTCTACGAGACGGCGGAACGCCTGCGCGCGCTGCGCGGTGGGGCGGCGGTGGTGCTGGGTGCGCTCTCGCCGCGTACCCGCAATGCACAGGTCGCGCTCTTTCAGGCAGGGGAAGTGGATTACCTGGTGGCAACCGATGCGATCGGGATGGGGCTGAACCTGGACGTGCATCACGTCGCGTTCACCTCGCTCCGCAAGTTCGACGGACGCGAGGTGCGACCCCTGGAGCTGGCAGAGATGGCGCAGATCGCAGGGCGTGCAGGCCGCTACCACACCGATGGAACCTTCGGGGCCGTGGCCCCCGTGGACATGGGCCCCCAGGTCATGGCGGCGATCGAGACGCACCGCTTTCCACCGCTGAGGCGCCTGCGCTGGCGCAACGCAGACCTGGAACTCGGCTCGATCGAGGCGCTGCTGGCGTCACTCACGGACCGGCCACGGTCGCGGTGGCTCGAGCTGGCAGGAGACGCGGAGGACGCGGCCGCGCTGCGGAAGATGGTCGAGGATCCGGAGATCAGGGGGCGGGCTCGGGGGAGCGAGGCCGTGGGGCTCTTGTGGGAGGTGTGCCGTGTTCCGGACTTCCGCAAGCTGCTCTTCGAGTCGCACATCGCGCTGCTCCGGGAGCTGTATCAGCAGCTCACAGGGCCGCGCGGGCGCCTCGATCCCGACTGGATGAACGCCCGCATCAGCGAGCTCGACGTGGGCGCGGGGGACATCGACACGCTGCTCACGCGCATCGCCTCGATCAGGACCTTCACGTACATCGCGCATCAGGGAGGCTGGGTGGAGGACGCCGCGGGGTGGCAAGCGCGAACGCGGGAGATCGAAGATCAGCTGAGCGATGCGCTGCACGAGCGCCTGGTGCAGCGCTTCGTGGAGCGAGGGAACCGCAGGCCAGGGACGCGCTCCAGCCCAGGAGGAGGGCGGGCGACGTCGGCGTCACGGGGTGAGCGGGAGGCAGAGCCTGGTCTCGTGGCCTCGTCCCACCCCTTCGCGAGGCTCGCCGCGATGCGGGTGGCGCTCTCCCCGCAGGCGGAGCCGCCGCCGGACAGCTCGCTGGAGGGCTGGCTCGAGGCGGTGATCGCGGCGCCGCCCGAGCACTTCAAGCTCGACGCACGAGGCAGGATCGCCGTGGAGCTGGGAGCCCGGGCCAGCGCTCCCGAAGGCGCGACGGCGCGACCGCTCGGACAGCTCGTGCGCGGGACGGGGCTGCTCCTGCCGGAGGTGCGGCTGACCGGTCTCGACGAGCTCGGACCCGGAATGCGGGCACGGCTGCTGCGACGCCTGCTGGCGTGTGCGCGCGATCTGGTGGAGGAGCTGCTCGCGCCGCTGCGCGCTCCCGCGGCACGCGAGCTGGAGGCGGCGGGTCGCGGGATCCTCTACCAGCTCGAGCAAGGGCTGGGCACGGCGCTGGTCACGCACGCCACGGAGCAACTCACGGATCTCACCGAGCGTGATCGCGAGATTTTGGGGAAGCTCGGGGTGATGCTGGGGGAGCAGCTCCTGTATGCTCCTGCGCTGCTACGGCCGTGGGCCGTGGAACGACGGGCCGCGCTGTGCGGAGCCTGGTTCGAAGGTCGCGCTCGCCCTCCCTGCCCCCATCCGGGCACGGTCTCCCTGCCCACGCCACCCGGCGCCGACGCTCAGGCGTTCATGGCCCTGGGGTATCCCCTGTTCGGCTCGCGCGCCCTTCGCGCCGACGTCGCCGAGCGCATCTACCAGGCGCTCACGGCGGGAGCCGACAGCCCGACACCAGCGTCCCTCGCGCGATGGATCGGCTGCCCGGTGCGTGAGGTCGCGCGCGTGGCGACGGCGCTCGTGGGTGGAGCGCCTGGATTGTCATCCTCCCGCGGGGGTCCCTCTCGCAGCTCTGCGTCCTGA
- a CDS encoding ABC transporter permease, with amino-acid sequence MWWATIIMALREIRRHKMRSILTGLGVVIGVGAVIMMVTVGSGATAQVTSDVSKMGNNMLTVMPGAMRRGPASSAAKPFQRSDADAISREANAVKAVAPTAAGMTLAVYGNKNYNTTVYGSTEAFFEIRGLNIATGRAFTGAELQGAAPTCVLGETVRKELFGSHDALGTSIRLGQLSCTVVGTIASKGQSTFGQDQDDLIVMPLTAYQRRIAGNNDVSSIVVSAKNDRSTTRAKTQIEGLMRERRRVAPGKDADFSVMDMKELSQALTSVTGTLTALLGAIAGVSLLVGGIGIMNIMLVSVTERTREIGIRLAIGARANEVLLQFLVEAVVLSLLGGSIGVALGLGGSFAATRALSLPFVVSPGIVVLAVSFSAAIGIAFGYLPARKAAQLNPIEALRHE; translated from the coding sequence ATGTGGTGGGCGACGATCATCATGGCGCTGCGGGAGATCCGCCGTCACAAGATGCGGTCCATCCTCACCGGGCTGGGCGTCGTCATCGGCGTGGGCGCGGTCATCATGATGGTGACCGTTGGCTCCGGTGCGACGGCGCAGGTGACGAGCGACGTGTCGAAGATGGGCAACAACATGCTCACGGTGATGCCCGGCGCCATGCGCCGCGGCCCCGCGAGCAGCGCTGCCAAACCCTTCCAGCGCAGCGACGCCGACGCCATCAGCCGCGAGGCGAACGCGGTGAAGGCGGTGGCTCCGACCGCCGCCGGGATGACGCTCGCCGTCTACGGCAACAAGAACTACAACACCACCGTCTACGGCTCGACCGAGGCCTTCTTCGAGATCCGTGGCCTGAACATCGCGACCGGCCGCGCCTTCACGGGCGCGGAGCTGCAAGGCGCGGCGCCCACGTGCGTGCTCGGCGAGACGGTGCGGAAGGAGCTGTTCGGGAGCCACGACGCGCTCGGGACGTCGATCCGGCTGGGCCAGCTCTCGTGCACGGTGGTCGGGACGATCGCATCCAAGGGTCAGTCGACCTTCGGGCAAGATCAGGACGATCTGATCGTGATGCCCTTGACCGCGTACCAGCGGCGCATCGCGGGCAACAACGACGTGAGTTCGATCGTGGTGAGCGCGAAGAACGATCGCTCCACCACGCGCGCGAAGACGCAGATCGAGGGGCTGATGCGCGAGCGCCGCCGCGTCGCGCCCGGGAAGGACGCCGACTTCTCGGTGATGGACATGAAGGAGCTGAGCCAGGCGCTGACGAGCGTGACGGGCACCTTGACGGCGCTGCTCGGCGCCATCGCCGGCGTGAGCCTGCTGGTGGGCGGGATCGGGATCATGAACATCATGCTGGTGTCCGTGACCGAGCGGACGCGCGAGATCGGGATCCGGCTGGCCATCGGGGCGAGGGCGAACGAGGTGCTGTTGCAGTTCCTCGTCGAGGCGGTGGTGCTGTCGCTGCTGGGTGGCTCGATCGGCGTGGCGCTGGGGCTCGGGGGGTCGTTCGCGGCGACGCGGGCGCTGAGCTTGCCCTTCGTGGTGTCCCCGGGGATCGTGGTGCTCGCCGTGAGCTTCTCGGCAGCCATCGGGATCGCCTTCGGGTACCTGCCCGCGCGAAAAGCCGCCCAGCTCAACCCCATCGAGGCCCTCCGTCACGAGTGA
- a CDS encoding ABC transporter ATP-binding protein, translating to MNPLIELTDVKRIYGRGDAEVRALAGVSLKIQEGEFVAVMGPSGSGKSTCMNILGCLDRPTSGSHRFRGVEVSTLSLDQLALLRRHYLGFVFQGFNLLSRTTAAENVELPLVYRRVPAGERRAKALKALADVGLTGREGHTPAELSGGQQQRVAIARAIVTNPAMLLADEPTGNLDTARKEEIMRLLIELNQSRGITVVMVTHEPDMAAYASRIVSFRDGLVERDEPGARAEVYR from the coding sequence ATGAACCCGCTGATCGAGCTGACCGACGTGAAGCGCATCTACGGGCGCGGTGACGCCGAGGTGCGCGCGCTCGCCGGGGTGAGCCTGAAGATCCAGGAGGGGGAGTTCGTGGCCGTGATGGGGCCGAGCGGGTCGGGCAAGTCGACCTGCATGAACATCCTGGGCTGCCTGGATCGGCCGACGTCGGGCTCGCACCGGTTCCGGGGGGTGGAGGTGAGCACGCTGTCGCTCGATCAGCTCGCGCTGCTGCGGCGGCACTACCTGGGGTTCGTGTTCCAGGGCTTCAACCTGCTGTCGCGCACGACCGCGGCGGAGAACGTGGAGCTGCCGCTGGTGTACCGGCGGGTCCCCGCGGGCGAGCGGCGGGCGAAGGCGCTGAAGGCGCTGGCCGACGTGGGGCTCACGGGGCGCGAGGGGCACACGCCGGCGGAGCTGTCCGGAGGGCAGCAGCAGCGCGTGGCCATCGCGCGGGCGATCGTGACCAACCCCGCGATGCTGCTCGCGGACGAGCCCACCGGCAACCTGGACACGGCGCGGAAGGAGGAGATCATGCGGCTGCTCATCGAGCTGAACCAGTCCCGCGGGATCACCGTGGTGATGGTGACCCACGAGCCCGACATGGCGGCGTACGCTTCGAGGATCGTGTCCTTCCGCGACGGGCTCGTGGAGCGGGACGAACCCGGCGCGCGCGCGGAGGTGTACCGCTGA
- a CDS encoding efflux RND transporter periplasmic adaptor subunit, protein MTRATAQPERPSTKQHTEPPQGDPEVLKTLGLPERPRRRWVKRVIVLAVVVLAIVGIGRWLKQRRLDAAQPRYEDAEVVRGDLAVTVTATGTLEGLNTVDVGAEVSGRVLKVLVDFNDQVEPGQLLAEIDPEPFQATVDESSARVASAGANLLQVKATLEEARAKLAQGEAQAAEGLISKQDLITLRATAARAEAALAGANADATLARAQMKNARTKLDRAKILSPFKGVVLSRQIEVGQTVTAGFQTPVLFKLAEDLTRMRLHVYVDEADVGQVREGQEATFTVDAYPGKTFASKVLSLRNEPKSDAGVVSYEAVLAVDNTALLLRPGMTATATVTTEARKDVMLVPNAALRFAPPTPGGPGGPGGPPGGGMKLAGPTIEGPRVWVLENDQPTPKPVTVGSTDGQRTEITSAAVQPGTRVLTDLAETSAP, encoded by the coding sequence ATGACACGAGCCACGGCGCAACCGGAGAGGCCCTCGACGAAGCAGCACACGGAGCCGCCGCAGGGAGATCCGGAGGTCCTGAAGACCCTGGGGTTGCCGGAGCGGCCGCGGCGGCGGTGGGTCAAGCGGGTCATCGTCCTCGCGGTGGTGGTGCTGGCGATCGTCGGGATCGGTCGGTGGCTCAAGCAGCGGCGTCTGGACGCGGCGCAACCTCGCTACGAGGACGCGGAGGTGGTGCGGGGCGATCTCGCGGTGACGGTGACCGCGACGGGGACGCTGGAGGGGCTGAACACCGTCGACGTGGGCGCCGAGGTGTCGGGGCGGGTGCTCAAGGTGCTCGTGGACTTCAACGATCAGGTGGAGCCCGGGCAGCTCCTCGCGGAGATCGATCCGGAGCCGTTCCAGGCGACGGTCGACGAGTCGTCGGCGCGGGTGGCGTCGGCCGGGGCGAACCTGCTCCAGGTGAAGGCCACGCTGGAGGAGGCGCGGGCGAAGCTGGCGCAGGGGGAGGCGCAGGCTGCGGAGGGGCTGATCTCGAAGCAGGACCTGATCACGCTGCGGGCGACGGCGGCGCGGGCCGAGGCCGCGCTCGCTGGCGCGAACGCCGACGCGACCCTGGCGCGGGCGCAGATGAAGAATGCGCGGACGAAGCTCGATCGGGCGAAGATCCTGTCGCCGTTCAAGGGGGTCGTGCTGTCGCGGCAGATCGAGGTCGGGCAGACGGTGACGGCGGGGTTCCAGACGCCGGTGCTGTTCAAGCTGGCCGAGGATCTGACGCGGATGCGGCTGCACGTGTACGTGGACGAGGCCGACGTGGGGCAGGTGCGCGAGGGGCAAGAGGCGACGTTCACGGTCGACGCGTACCCCGGGAAGACGTTCGCCTCGAAGGTGCTCTCGCTGCGCAACGAGCCGAAGTCGGACGCGGGCGTGGTGTCGTACGAGGCGGTGCTGGCCGTCGACAACACGGCGCTGCTGTTGCGGCCCGGGATGACGGCGACGGCGACGGTGACGACCGAGGCCCGCAAGGATGTGATGCTGGTGCCGAACGCGGCGCTGCGCTTCGCGCCGCCGACGCCGGGAGGGCCCGGGGGTCCTGGTGGGCCTCCTGGAGGAGGAATGAAGCTCGCGGGGCCGACGATCGAGGGTCCGCGGGTGTGGGTGCTGGAGAACGATCAGCCGACGCCGAAGCCGGTCACGGTGGGCTCGACGGACGGGCAGCGCACGGAGATCACCAGCGCCGCGGTGCAGCCCGGGACGCGGGTGCTGACCGATCTCGCGGAGACCTCGGCGCCATGA
- a CDS encoding YqjF family protein has product MDRISQALRPAGRPAGFQAWRSLLFLHWQVSMEALRPLLPPALSIDTYEGRAYVGVVPFTMRNVSPWWSPAVPGISHFHELNVRTYVHHEGRDPGVWFFSLDAAKLLAVLIARSGWHLPYFYADMELRTADRRVYYKSRRRWPTERPAEFEARYTIGEPLGASVPGSFEHFLAERYLLYADGGDGKLYTGQVHHHPYPLHRAEVHELRETMVLATGLPAPEGTPHALYSPGVDVDVYGLKALG; this is encoded by the coding sequence ATGGATCGGATTTCCCAGGCGCTACGGCCCGCGGGTCGACCCGCGGGATTTCAGGCATGGCGCAGCCTGCTCTTCCTGCACTGGCAGGTGTCCATGGAGGCGCTGCGGCCGCTGCTGCCTCCCGCGCTCTCGATCGACACGTACGAGGGACGCGCTTACGTGGGCGTCGTCCCTTTTACCATGCGCAACGTCAGCCCCTGGTGGTCCCCCGCGGTGCCAGGGATCTCTCATTTCCACGAGCTGAACGTGCGGACGTACGTTCACCACGAGGGCCGCGATCCAGGGGTCTGGTTCTTCAGCCTCGACGCCGCGAAGCTTCTCGCGGTGCTCATCGCGCGCAGTGGCTGGCACCTGCCCTACTTCTACGCGGACATGGAGCTGCGGACGGCGGATCGTCGGGTCTACTACAAGAGCCGCCGTCGGTGGCCCACCGAACGCCCGGCCGAGTTCGAGGCGCGCTACACCATCGGCGAGCCGCTCGGCGCCTCGGTGCCAGGGAGCTTCGAGCACTTCCTGGCCGAGCGGTACCTGCTCTACGCCGACGGGGGCGACGGCAAGCTGTACACCGGGCAGGTGCACCACCACCCCTACCCGCTCCACCGCGCCGAGGTGCACGAGCTGCGGGAGACGATGGTGCTGGCGACGGGGCTCCCTGCGCCGGAAGGGACCCCGCACGCGCTCTACAGCCCGGGGGTGGATGTGGATGTCTACGGGCTGAAGGCCCTCGGCTGA
- the holA gene encoding DNA polymerase III subunit delta encodes MTPDQALKEVSQGSLRPVYLVMGDERWYVDRVVSAIREAVAKGGIAGFNEDKFMAGEATVEAVLGAAKMLPMMAPRRFVLARGLERWEKKSDDGDEAAAPAKKGVSKQLPPLDALAEYAKTPASTAVLVLVASKLHAQRKLVTLAKKSDFLVACEQLPRRSLPGFIKTVAKEKGNAISGDVAEHLAEIAGPELGYVVDALERLSLFVGEKQPITEEAVAEIVIRVRQSTTWELLDAIGQRHLDKALATLADVYDPSDRGLKLLGLVAWSVRGLVKFDAALALGVSPQEAAQRAGVPPFKAGEMAQTVRRLPPGTLPRWLRLLAETDLALKGSKRPPQAILETMLLDMCAN; translated from the coding sequence GTGACTCCCGATCAAGCGCTCAAGGAAGTGAGCCAGGGCTCGCTACGCCCGGTCTACCTCGTGATGGGCGACGAGCGCTGGTACGTCGATCGCGTGGTCAGCGCGATCCGCGAAGCGGTGGCGAAGGGAGGCATCGCCGGCTTCAACGAGGACAAGTTCATGGCCGGCGAGGCCACGGTCGAAGCGGTCCTCGGCGCGGCGAAGATGCTGCCGATGATGGCCCCTCGCCGCTTCGTGCTCGCGCGCGGCCTGGAGCGCTGGGAGAAGAAGAGCGACGACGGCGATGAAGCTGCCGCCCCGGCGAAGAAGGGCGTCTCGAAGCAGCTCCCCCCGCTCGACGCCCTCGCGGAGTACGCCAAGACGCCCGCATCGACCGCCGTGCTGGTCCTCGTGGCGAGCAAGCTGCATGCGCAGCGGAAGCTGGTCACGCTGGCGAAGAAGTCGGACTTCCTTGTCGCGTGCGAGCAGCTCCCCAGGCGATCGCTGCCCGGGTTCATCAAGACGGTGGCGAAGGAGAAAGGCAACGCCATCTCAGGCGACGTCGCCGAGCACCTCGCCGAGATCGCGGGGCCAGAGCTGGGGTACGTCGTCGACGCGCTGGAGCGGCTCTCCCTCTTCGTGGGGGAGAAGCAGCCGATCACCGAGGAGGCCGTGGCCGAGATCGTGATCCGCGTCCGGCAGAGCACGACCTGGGAGCTTCTGGACGCCATCGGCCAGCGCCACCTCGACAAGGCGCTCGCGACCCTGGCCGACGTCTACGACCCGAGCGACCGAGGGCTGAAGCTCCTCGGCCTCGTGGCCTGGTCGGTGCGCGGGCTGGTGAAGTTCGACGCGGCGCTGGCCCTGGGTGTGTCGCCGCAAGAGGCGGCGCAGCGCGCGGGCGTCCCGCCCTTCAAGGCGGGCGAGATGGCGCAGACGGTGCGGCGGTTGCCGCCTGGGACGCTGCCCCGCTGGCTGCGCCTCCTGGCGGAGACCGACCTGGCGCTGAAGGGATCGAAGCGGCCTCCGCAGGCAATCCTGGAGACGATGCTGCTCGACATGTGCGCGAACTGA
- a CDS encoding HAD family hydrolase, translated as MQPTVLLFDIDGTLISSGGAGRRSFEQAVFRVIDRRDVCDFSFAGMTDRAIARTALLNAGHEPSDEVIDRLVSTYITLLAEELPYSDCRVHPGIAEALEATANRPGVAIGLGTGNVLPGARLKLGRVGLFHRFSFGGYGCDHEVRHELLRIGASRGAAALGAPVDACRVVVIGDTPKDVAAAQAIGADCIAVATGQYGLDALVACNPTQAFQDLTADKALGALLG; from the coding sequence GTGCAGCCCACGGTTCTCCTCTTCGACATCGACGGCACCCTGATCTCCTCCGGTGGCGCGGGGCGCCGCTCGTTCGAGCAGGCCGTCTTCCGGGTCATCGACCGACGCGATGTGTGTGACTTCTCGTTCGCTGGCATGACCGACCGGGCCATCGCCCGGACGGCCCTCCTCAACGCAGGGCACGAGCCGAGCGACGAGGTGATCGATCGGCTCGTCAGCACGTACATCACCCTCCTGGCGGAGGAGCTTCCCTACTCCGACTGCCGTGTCCACCCGGGCATCGCCGAAGCCCTCGAGGCCACCGCGAATCGCCCGGGCGTCGCCATCGGGCTGGGGACGGGCAACGTGCTCCCGGGGGCACGGCTGAAGCTCGGTCGGGTCGGGCTGTTCCACCGCTTCTCGTTCGGGGGCTACGGCTGCGATCACGAGGTTCGCCACGAGCTGCTGCGGATCGGTGCGTCGCGGGGGGCGGCGGCGCTCGGCGCGCCGGTCGACGCTTGCCGGGTGGTCGTCATCGGCGACACGCCCAAGGACGTCGCCGCAGCGCAGGCCATCGGCGCCGACTGCATCGCCGTGGCGACCGGGCAGTACGGGCTCGACGCGCTCGTCGCGTGCAACCCCACACAGGCCTTCCAGGATCTCACCGCCGACAAGGCGCTCGGCGCGCTCCTCGGCTGA
- a CDS encoding sulfite exporter TauE/SafE family protein, which produces MLLWTLLLPSGVLAGALTTVAGVGGGMLLLLVLSLVMSPAEALAITAPALFIGNFHRAYRYWSDVDRRTAKAFALGAVPGSLIGGVLVSSIPSTVLAWLLAGSTALAVARALDLLHFQPPPALLTPAGFGIGAASATSGGAGLLLAPVLMATGLSGTAYVATGAAATTAMHAGRIFAYGASGLVTATTLAASAMLAASLLGGNLLGERARKHLNATRSRRIETTTLVLCVGLALLGLR; this is translated from the coding sequence GCGGGGGTGGGCGGTGGCATGCTGCTCCTGCTGGTGCTGTCGCTCGTCATGAGTCCGGCCGAGGCGCTGGCGATCACGGCGCCGGCCTTGTTCATCGGCAACTTCCACCGCGCGTACCGCTACTGGAGTGACGTGGATCGGCGCACGGCCAAGGCGTTCGCGCTCGGCGCGGTCCCGGGGAGCCTCATCGGCGGTGTCCTGGTGTCGTCGATTCCTTCCACGGTGCTCGCCTGGCTCCTCGCAGGCAGCACGGCGCTCGCGGTGGCGCGCGCGCTGGATCTCTTGCACTTCCAGCCGCCGCCTGCGCTGCTCACGCCGGCGGGCTTCGGCATCGGCGCCGCGTCGGCCACGTCGGGTGGCGCCGGTCTGCTGCTCGCGCCGGTGCTGATGGCGACGGGGCTCTCCGGGACGGCGTATGTCGCGACGGGCGCCGCGGCCACCACGGCGATGCACGCGGGGCGCATCTTCGCGTACGGGGCGAGTGGCCTGGTGACGGCAACCACGCTCGCGGCCTCGGCGATGCTCGCGGCCTCGCTGCTCGGAGGCAACTTGCTCGGTGAGCGCGCACGCAAGCACCTGAACGCCACGCGGTCGCGACGGATCGAGACGACCACGCTGGTGCTCTGCGTGGGGCTCGCACTGCTGGGCCTCCGTTGA